Below is a window of Propionispora hippei DSM 15287 DNA.
GTCACAAAGGAAGCGGAGCTGACAGTTCTTTTTAAGAAGGCAGGGAAGCTTCCTGGCAAGACTTTCCCGCTCGGGAAAGTAGCGATATTTCTTGATTTCCTTAGCCACTGTACTGGGATGCTTAGTGATTTTTCTGGCAATAGAAGCCAGAGATTCACCGTCCAATAAGCCTTTCTCAATCTTAATGCGTTGGGTCGTTGACAAGTGTTTGCCATCATACTTCGTGTTAGCCATAATGACCTCCTGTGTTGCGGAGGAATCCACTGCCTATTCATTGTACCAAAAAGTAGTGCAAGACTAACAGCATCAAACACGAATTAACTACTGCAATCAAGAACTTACCTTTTCATTTTACCGCCAGAGTTGAATTTTTTCCTTGACTTGGAGTAAACTCTAGATGATACAGTAAAGCTATACAGTGTGGCTATCAGAGAGCGAACATTCCAGTAGATAGAGAGGTGAGTGGCTTGAATATCGCCGAAGTCAGTAGGAAATTCGATCTTTCCCAGGACACACTCCGCTATTATGAACGTATTGGCTTGATTCCCAGTGTGGCCCGTAATAAAAGCGGCATCCGGGACTACTCGGAGGAAGACTGCCGGTGGGTGGAGTTCATTAAATGCATGCGCAATGCCGGATTGCCGATTGAAGTGCTGATCGAATATGTGACGCTTTTTCAGCAGGGCGAGGATACGGTAGCCGCCAGGAAAGAGCTGCTGCTTGAACAGCGCAGGCAGTTATTGGCGCGGATGGAAGATATGCAGCGCACGCTGGAACGGCTTACTGTGAAGATTGACCGCTACGAACAATCAGTTATTGTTAAAGAGCAGGAATTAAAAAAGGCGGGAGATTGAAGCTGCTATTGTTTTGTATAGATTAAACAAGGATGGGAGACCGTTACAGAGCGATGGGTAAAGAACTGATTATATTGTTTTTGCTGGTGAGCGGCGGGATAGCGGCGCTTATCTGGCTGTATTTGAGACAACCGCAGTTTGGCCGTTTGCCGGCCGGAAGCTATCTGAAAAAGCTGGTAATGTCCCCCCATTATGCCAACGGGCAGTTTCAAAATCTGCTGCCCACGCCGATGCTGGTGGAGGATACCAGCCTGGTCACCTCACTGGTAAAATTTGTGCTGGCCCAAAGGAAACGGCCGGTTCCGAACGAGCCTGTTCCTTCGGTTAAGATTGATTTACTGACACTGGATGGCAGGCAGGATGTGGTCATTTGGCTGGGACATTCTTCGTATTTTTTGCAGCTTGGCGGCAGGCGAATTCTCATTGATCCGGTGTTCAGTTCCTATGCATCACCGGTCCCCCTGGTGAATAGGGCGTTTGCCGGAGCTAATCCCTATGCTCCGGACGATATGCCCGGGATCGACTGTCTTTTGATTTCACACGATCACTGGGATCATCTTGACTATCCAACAGTAATGGCCCTGCAAAGCAAGATCAGGCAGATTGTCTGCCCCCTTGGCGTGGGTGGCTACTTCTTGCAGTGGGGCTTCGCGCCGGAGTGCATCCACGAGGGCGACTGGTTTGACCGGGTGGAAGTAGCTGCGGGCTTGACGGTAGAACTGTTGCCGGCCCGGCATTTTTCCGGCCGTCTGTTGACCAGGAACAGAACCTTATGGGCCGGTTTTGCCTTGCTGACCGCACAGCGGCAGGTGTACTACAGCGGGGATGGCGGTTATGGACCACATCTGAAAGATATTGGCGACAGGTTCGGTGGTTTTGACCTGGCGATCATGGAAAACGGTCAGTATGATCAACGTTGGCGTTATATTCACATGTTTCCGGAAGAGGTCGCTCAGGCGGCTGTCGATGTCCGGGCCCGGGACGTACTTCCTGGGCACACGGCGAAATTTGCCCTGGCCAACCACCCCTGGGATGAGCCGTTCCGGCGGATTACAGCGGCCAGTGAGTATAAGCCGTACCGGTTGCTGACTCCGGTCATTGGCCAGCCGGTGCTGCTTGATGATAAAGAGCAGCCGTTTAGCCATTGGTGGGAAACAATTCAATAGTTTATAAACAGGAAGGAGCGTAACTCTGGCGGTAAGCCACAAGATTTTGGGGAAAACCCTGTAATAAGCCTGTCCCAGGTGAAGGCTAAATAACACAACAGCCAAGGCTGCCGTAAACCGGCTGGCTTGGCTGTTGTTGTTTATGCCGGGGAGTTGTGTGGCCAGAATACAGGAAAAAGCGCAGGTTGTGCTGATTGCCAATGTCATGCTACGGCGGTAAATACGGCGCTGATTGCGGGAGAACGTAAAAATTGTCCCGAATTTGCCTCGCAGGTGGTCATCGTCTACTGTCCTTAGCACAGTGACGCTTACCTTGTTTATTTTTCCTGGCCGGTGATTGTATCCTGTGGGATAGATATATCAACCGAGCTTTAGTCTTCCTGGTGATCGGACGGGAGTTGTTCGGCGACAATCTGCGCCACATGCTTGACTTTGATCTGCGGTGCTTGCTGGTCGAGGCCACCTTGCCATTGCAGCATGCAGGACGGACAGGCGACTGCCAGGACCTCGGCCCCGCTGGCTTTAAGACTGTCAATTTTTTTCTTAAGCAGAGATTTAGAAAGTTCCGCTTGCTTTAGGCCAAAAGCCCCGGCCATGCCGCAGCAGGTGTCGCAATGGCTCATTTCAATTAGGCGGTAGCCGGGCGCTGCTTCTAACAACTGGCGCGGTTCCCGGTAGATGCCAAGTCCCCGTTTTAGATGACAGGAGTCGTGGTAAGCTATCGCTTGTTGGCCGGAAGTCTTTTGCAGGCGTCCGGTTTTTTGGTATTCTGCAGCAGTAAAGCTGGTAAACTCGCGGATTTTGGCCGCCAGCTCTTTGGCGCGGCGCTGCCAGTCAGGCTCCTGGTTAAACAGTTCGACATACGTTGTATGCCAAGTCTCGGCGCAGGTGGGACAGGCGACGATGATATGGTCAACCTGTGCTTCCTCAAAGGCCAAAATATTTTGACGAGCCATTTTTTTTGCAGTTTCCACATCGCCCATGCCGATGACCGGCTTGCCGCAGCAGTTTTGTTGTCGGGGAAATACTATCGTCAGATTAAGCTCCTGCAATACCTTGTAAACCGCTTCACCAATTTCGGGAAAGATGAAGTCGATGTTGCAGCCGCTGAAGAAGGCTACCCGTCCGACCGGGCGGGCGATCGCCCTGTTCAGTTGGGCAGCGCGGTCGCGAAAAGGCGTGGCGGCTATGGTGGGCAGGCTGCGGTCTTTGGTCAAACCGGCGAGAAATAAGGGGAGATGGCGGATGACTGGTCCGGACTGAAAGGGCTTTTGGCCGAGGGAAGCCAAACGAAGCAAGGAATGGAAGACCATCCGGTTGGCCAAAATATGCTGAAAAACAGTTTTTAAACCGACTGGCAAGCCTTGTTCTTTTACAAAGCGGCAACGAAGTTCTTCAATTAACCCGGGTATATCAATTTTTCCCGGACATATCTCGGTGCAGCGGCGGCAACCAATACACATTTCATTGATTTTGTTGAAATCCTCCATGCTGCTCAGCAGTGCCGTGAGAATGGCACCGATGCCGCCACAGTAAATATGTCCGTAAACATGACCGCCGACTAATGTGT
It encodes the following:
- a CDS encoding helix-turn-helix domain-containing protein produces the protein MANTKYDGKHLSTTQRIKIEKGLLDGESLASIARKITKHPSTVAKEIKKYRYFPERESLARKLPCLLKKNCQLRFLCD
- a CDS encoding MerR family transcriptional regulator produces the protein MNIAEVSRKFDLSQDTLRYYERIGLIPSVARNKSGIRDYSEEDCRWVEFIKCMRNAGLPIEVLIEYVTLFQQGEDTVAARKELLLEQRRQLLARMEDMQRTLERLTVKIDRYEQSVIVKEQELKKAGD
- the ldhH gene encoding L-lactate dehydrogenase (quinone) large subunit LdhH; the protein is MDGNTRNLKQEIHEKLNDEILRGSLSRFATAYPSARAKAYENVEDIDALRETVRQMKMHTAEHIEEVADRFEQAAAKRGATVFRAKDAAALKEYLLDLCRAKKVKRIVKSKSMATEEIHLNQFLIDQGFHVKETDLGEWILSIAGQKPSHMVMPAIHLNRNQIAAYFSQELAKQVEPDIAHMVQEARTVLREEFLQADLGITGANFGIAENGAIGLVTNEGNARLVSSLPPVQVVIIGYEKLIPAVKDAIPILRSLPRSATGQLMTSYMSMISGPVPALVNKDGQWVEQQKELHIILLDNGRLQAAKDDKFRQIYQCVRCSSCLNVCPIYTLVGGHVYGHIYCGGIGAILTALLSSMEDFNKINEMCIGCRRCTEICPGKIDIPGLIEELRCRFVKEQGLPVGLKTVFQHILANRMVFHSLLRLASLGQKPFQSGPVIRHLPLFLAGLTKDRSLPTIAATPFRDRAAQLNRAIARPVGRVAFFSGCNIDFIFPEIGEAVYKVLQELNLTIVFPRQQNCCGKPVIGMGDVETAKKMARQNILAFEEAQVDHIIVACPTCAETWHTTYVELFNQEPDWQRRAKELAAKIREFTSFTAAEYQKTGRLQKTSGQQAIAYHDSCHLKRGLGIYREPRQLLEAAPGYRLIEMSHCDTCCGMAGAFGLKQAELSKSLLKKKIDSLKASGAEVLAVACPSCMLQWQGGLDQQAPQIKVKHVAQIVAEQLPSDHQED
- a CDS encoding MBL fold metallo-hydrolase, with translation MGKELIILFLLVSGGIAALIWLYLRQPQFGRLPAGSYLKKLVMSPHYANGQFQNLLPTPMLVEDTSLVTSLVKFVLAQRKRPVPNEPVPSVKIDLLTLDGRQDVVIWLGHSSYFLQLGGRRILIDPVFSSYASPVPLVNRAFAGANPYAPDDMPGIDCLLISHDHWDHLDYPTVMALQSKIRQIVCPLGVGGYFLQWGFAPECIHEGDWFDRVEVAAGLTVELLPARHFSGRLLTRNRTLWAGFALLTAQRQVYYSGDGGYGPHLKDIGDRFGGFDLAIMENGQYDQRWRYIHMFPEEVAQAAVDVRARDVLPGHTAKFALANHPWDEPFRRITAASEYKPYRLLTPVIGQPVLLDDKEQPFSHWWETIQ